From a region of the Microaerobacter geothermalis genome:
- a CDS encoding ABC transporter permease has translation MDREKWKHDWEVFKSNNLGMVGLSILGIFVFIAVFAPWIAPYSPDDRVASPFLPPNSDFLLGTNDIGQDIFSELLYGTRISLLIGVIAAFISILIGCLVGIVSGYYGGKIDSILMRLVDLVLVIPFLPLMILLAAFVGPSFWNIIFVISVLTWASPARVIRSQVLNLKTRGYVEAARSIGTSIPTILRKHILPGVIPLALSQFVMAASHSILIEASLSFLGLGDPFNKSWGTILYYAQARGAFLTDAWVWWVLPPGLLITTLVIGFAFTGYSMEEILNPRLRKG, from the coding sequence ATGGATAGAGAAAAATGGAAACATGATTGGGAAGTGTTTAAGTCAAATAATCTCGGAATGGTAGGACTATCCATCTTAGGCATTTTTGTATTTATTGCTGTATTTGCGCCTTGGATAGCTCCTTATTCCCCGGATGATCGGGTCGCAAGTCCTTTTTTGCCGCCAAACAGTGACTTTTTGTTAGGGACCAATGATATTGGTCAGGATATCTTTAGCGAACTGCTTTATGGCACAAGGATTTCCTTATTAATCGGGGTTATTGCTGCTTTTATTTCCATACTTATTGGCTGTCTGGTAGGTATTGTCTCTGGTTATTATGGGGGGAAAATCGATTCTATTTTAATGCGGCTGGTAGATTTAGTTCTTGTCATTCCATTCTTACCGTTAATGATCCTATTGGCTGCTTTTGTTGGACCCAGTTTTTGGAACATTATCTTTGTCATTAGCGTGTTAACTTGGGCTAGTCCGGCCAGGGTGATTCGCTCTCAAGTATTAAATTTAAAAACAAGAGGATATGTAGAGGCAGCCCGCTCCATCGGCACCAGTATTCCTACCATTCTGCGAAAGCATATCTTGCCTGGTGTGATCCCGTTGGCCCTTTCTCAATTTGTTATGGCAGCCAGTCATTCCATTTTGATAGAGGCCTCACTAAGCTTTCTGGGATTAGGAGACCCATTTAATAAAAGTTGGGGAACGATTCTTTATTATGCTCAGGCTAGGGGTGCTTTCTTAACTGATGCCTGGGTATGGTGGGTGTTGCCTCCAGGTTTATTAATCACAACCCTTGTGATTGGATTTGCATTTACCGGGTATTCCATGGAGGAAATCCTTAATCCCAGGTTACGGAAGGGGTGA